Part of the Mya arenaria isolate MELC-2E11 chromosome 8, ASM2691426v1 genome, aactACAGCAAATAAGTACGATATTTTATCAGAACAAACCACCAAGACCAACtaacttaaaaatattgatcatgacgatttttatgttcataaacGGTGATATTAAAGTTACAAAGTACAAAATAACGTTATCAAACAATAACGATAGCCAACCAATAAAACACTGTCCCAGCTAAGTTTGGCAATAAAATTGTAAACCCAGTAGGATACAAATTTTGACTTCAAAAATGGtacattatacatataaaaatatacaaacataaaactaaaattatttgtttgcatataatatatcaatattctaAGAAAACCAATGTATGTACTTAGCAAGTTCGAATCAGTTTCCAAGATAACCAACCTTCTTTAAGAGTAAACAATTAGTTTTTGCCGTTATTTCTATTGTTGaaatttttataaacattgcgTATTTGTTTACTGAACATAGACGAGTTTATGTATTCGTAATTTGGCATTATATTCTTATAGTATTCCAACTGAACAGTTAAATTATGTCGAAATGAAGACTGGACAAATGGATAGGTTGTTATTGCATCCATATATTTGTATCTATATATTGCATTATCAGAAAACAACTTGAACTCGTTTACCTTACGGAATATTTTACTAAACCTTTGGTctaaaaatgaacttttaaaattatgtgATTGCAATAATATCGTACTTAGTAACATAGTCTGAAAAGCGTTTTTCGCAGGACCAAAAAACTGTTTGTATAATTGTTTAGTAACAAAACTCATTTCCTCAAAACATTGAGtgcaatacatttcttcaaTTTTGTCCAGGTGAGATGTACAGAAAGTCATGTGTTCGAACCGTTTTGAAAGTGTCTTTCTTAGGAAAAGCTTTCCAAAAGGTGTTAATACAACTGTTTTACCATTACAGCCCAAAATTTCATCTGTAACAACTGTTATGTTTTTTTGCTTGAAGTATAGTTTAGCAACTGCCATGAACTGAATGCATATGAAACGCCGGAGTTTCATTaacttattgtttaataaactaTTCTCAGCTCTTTTCTTTATAAACGCTTGACGAAGTTCTTTAAAAGAAcgataaattatatcaaatttaagtCTTTTAAGGAATGATCTAAATATCTCAGGTTCTACAAGTGAATAGGcttttgattttaaacacatgtatagTTTTATCGTTTGATGTATGCTCATTGAAGGTATATTTAAATATCGTAAAAAACACAGCGGTCTACTGTTTTCGCCATTTGAAAAATAGAATTTGGTTACGAAGTTATAAAGAAAATGCTTTTCTGCAGTTTTTCTAGGAAATTTTAGCTGTTTTTTTGGACTGTTTTCTGAAAtagtataaaatgttttgtttgttctgTCATAAATTTGAGACAGATATAATGGAGTAAATTcgtcaatatttaaacaagtcAAAATATTCCTTCCAAAGTACTTAACGCAGGTTTCTATCGAGTTCGTATAACCATGGAGTGACAGTAAGTGAATCAACGAAAAGTTCGAAGAACGTTCGGTGCATATTAAAGATTTCGataattgttgatgaaataaactaataaaactagcataaaacatgtcatgtctTTCGGGGAGAAAAAACGGGTTTTGAAGAAATAGTAGGTTATTCATCATCACAAGGTGCAATAAATGAGCGTTTTCTTGTATACTTCTTGCCGTTGTTTGTgttgtgttaaatattttcatgatttgTTCATATGTGAGGAAATGATAGTTCACCAGATCTGTAGAGTTATCAGATGTGGCATTTAATAAGGTTACAGGTAATTTCTCAATATGGTCGTTTTGTCTAAATGAGCGGAGTAAGAGTTCCTCGGGGGAAACCTTAATTTTAACACCTTTGTCTATAAGCATCTTCATCAACGCTGTCGACTTACTATTTATAGCTAATTCTAAAACAGTCAATCCCTTCTGATTAAGGCAAGATGTCAAAACATCATTATCGGTAAACGAAATCATAAGTTTGAATACACCAAGACAAATTGTTTCAGAAACAAAGCTGACATTGCTATTAAAATTTCCTTGAAATCGAGATATTTTATGTGTAAACCTATGGACTTGGCAACGATTCATTAGTTGGTAGCAAGTAGAACACATTAATATCTCATATCTCTTGAAAGAAGACGGCTGCTGCGTGTTGATGTCATGAAGCAGAACTACAAGGTAATGTGAAGTAATATATCCAGTGCTGTCAAAGTCTAGAAAAGTGGCGAACACTTTTGCCTTAAATAACTTATCTCTAGGCATTATATGTTTAAGGTAAATGTCAACTAAGTTATAACTTTTTCTTTTAAGTAATTCTTGCATTATAGCAATCTTGTCTTCCATTTTAAACACCCCATATCGATTCAAAATGCGAGACGCTAATGAAAAACAGTATTCACTCGCCGATAGCTGTTCTTGTTCTTGCTGAACTGAATGTGGCCttgtcaaaaaaatatcaaacataatttCAGATCGGACATACTTGCGAATAGGCATGTATTTTGCTAGATATGTAATTTGTGACTGTCCTATTAAAGAAAAGCTTTGAAGTAGCTCTAAAGTAGCATTTCGCCTTTTTGCTACCAGATATCTAAGTAATTCGAAATGCCCGTtcttaaaaatatcatgaaGCATACTGTTGCCGTTCTCATCTTGCATCATTGAAACATTAACATGTAACCTTTCAATAAAAACTTTGAACATTTTACTCCACGTTTTGTCTTTTGCGTCCTTTGCGAACTCTTCTTGGTTATTTGAGAGTTTGAGAAGGTACGACACATATTGTTGGAAATTGTGTCCAAATCCGgactttgactttgactttgacAACGTGCCATAGTTATTGATGAAGTAATGGAAGGTATCAAATGCTCTACAGTGAATCGTTGAATGAAAGGCGTTTGTGTTATTAAAGCAAATAAGTGATTCAAACAGCATCTCATGACGTTGCAGTAAAAAGTGAAGGTATTCAACGTTGTTTCCACAGGCTGCATAATGGATAGGTAAACAATCGTCTTCGTCTCTTCGGTTAAAGTCGAAAATTGTAAGTTCAGTTATATTTGGTAAAGCCACAGACATTGGCGATTGGGCATGCTCAAAACCGTGTCCGGCTTTGCATTTCATATTGGTCAATTTTACCAATTCTAAATggtgtatttgtatattgtcTTTTAACACCGGCGTTTCCTGGCATTCAACTTTTATCATGTGTGCGTTGTTCAGTTCAAGGAAAAGTCGAACAATTTCAGTACGATTACTTTGAAGTGCAGCGATCAAAGGAGGGCGACCTCCTCGATCCAGACAACGAAGCGTTGAATGCGTACTGTTTTTCATCAACTCTCTAACGACCTTCAGGTGGTTCTGCCGAATAGCTGCATGTAATGCGGACTCACATGACAATTCGCTCCAGTCATTGAAAAGAACGTACATCGAATCGTTTTCAGGGACCATGTACCCTTGTACTCTAGCAGTCCCGTTTGGAATCCAGTAGAATTCATTAGTACATAACACACATTTGTCATAAATTCCTGCTTCTAAGAGGAGTTTAACGAGTTCGTTATTGCCATTTTCAGCTGCAATGTACAGGCATTTCCAGTCAACAAAAGAACGATTGAACTGTAAAAACACTTCAACCGCTTCGATACGATTAAACATGCAAGCAAGATGCCATGGTGACAGGTTCAATCCGTTCTTTTCATGCAAATTATAGGATGAAAATAAGTCATTGTTTAACATTAGTTTGACTGTTTCTGTATGTCCATTTTGGGCTGCTATGTCTAGCAACCCGTAATTCCAGTGCTTGAAATTAGTTGCTATCTCCACAGCGTCATACAAAGTTAACATATTGGAAAACATTGGCATGCGAAAGTGTATATCCGCTCCGTTATTTACCAGCTGCTTTAAAGCGTCTGTATATCCGTTTTCTGCAGCAATAAACGCCACTGAAATGTTTTCGGCACTAAAATGATTGCCGCCCGGAAAGTGGTGGAACAGTATCTCCggtatttctttcattttgccTCTTTTAATTATTCTTACCACAGGTCCTTCTGAAAATTTCTTCTCCATTCTAAAGAGGACCTTTTTAGGTATGTTTATAAACTGTTCTTGTAGACCTGAACCCTCATTAGCAGAGTGTATGTGTAAAAGTAAATCGGTGacatcaaaagtaaaattagaAGTATTCAGTTCATGCAGAATATAGTGCGCATTGGCCTGATGACCGTTTGAAAGAGAGAGTCTATACCCCAGATCGGGGCAATCTTCTTCCAGCCACTTGAACACCGAAAAATGTTTGAACTCAATTTCGCCATTTATATTGTCTGTGAACTGTTGTATAATGGATAGTTCCTTTTCAAACATGGAAAGTGATACATTCTCGACAGCATTTAAAGAAATCACTTTCCGTATATTTTCTGGAGTTTTTTTAAGAGAGGTTGTCACCAAGGCTTCCAAAATGGATTTCGAAAAATCGAACCCGTGACCATACCATCTGTCAAACTGGTCTTGATAATATcgatttaaattgtttatttggtTCTGCTGTGTAAAATCTGCATTAACAGCAATCAGAAAAATTGTGACGTTCTTTTCTCTATTAGACTGGTTAAAATATAGATCAATGTCATTTAAATTCCGGGTTTCAAGGTGATGAAAGTCAGTcctatttaaattatattttagccTTTCATTACGTGGTAGCCTTCTACTCGTTACAAGGAACTTGATCCAACTTGGAAATTTATTTGCACGGCGTTCCATGAGATAGAATATTTGGTTACTTTTTTCAAACGAACATGTTTCATTGCATTCATCCAAAGCATCGATTATTATAAGCCTGTAGTCTTCACTTCCATCGGATATATTCGTTCGTTCTAAAGGGTGAATGATGCATTTATCTATGCAATCAACCGGGTAGTGGTCGCATGTATCGTTTATGAAGAAATCCAAACATTCCTTGTTAATATTCTCATTAAATTCTGGAATATTGTTTGAGATCATTGAAACTAGTCGTTGAATAAAGACGCCGGCCTCGTGTGTTTTCCTAACATCAAATTTACAAACATGAAAAGCAATCAGCCTTTTTCTCAGTTCTATACCTTGATCACCTTCTTTGGCACATGTCATGTGAGCAGCAATAGCAGATTTCCCATACCCCATGTCAGCTTCGAATAGAATGCCATGTCTCGTTGTGTTTTTCAGTTGTTCATCCAACAACTGAAACATCCATATCCTGCCAACGAGAGGTCCATGCTGTTTGAAGTAATTGATAAGCAGCGGCGATGTTGGAAATAGAGGTGAATACTCCTGAAGACAACCTGTAAAAACTactttatcattatcattattgttaaatgttgaaaaatgaacttttaatGCGTACTGATGTGCCAAAGATAGCATCTTTACTTAAGCATTATCCACTATCTAAGGAATTAATTCGTCtgttaataaaatgaaagtaataaacaaaatctgACCCGTTTTCTCCATGGATGGTTTGATGTGTAATCCAGTGAAGTTCATCGGTAACCCTGGTTGCATATACAACAGTGCAATTGCCAAAATGACTATGCACACTGCTATAATAATCCATTGAATAGTTCGTAGTCTctctttcatttcatttgtgttgttcattatttcttttaactcgttttcaaatttaaaaaggtCACCATTTTCAAGGTCAGtgattatgttttgtatttcgagGGGATTCTGTAAGTAGTTGACCACATCCGCGTGATGTATAACATTCATAATGTCATTAAATACAGTAAGTTTGTCATTTTCATCTATCGATGTTGTGTGAGCTACAGTGTTCCTGCTTTTCCGAAGTTCGTCAGCCAAAGGCAATATCGTGGCTGGAAAGACTGAACACTTATTCCACACGGTTAACGCCACTGATAAATCACCAGCATTCATGTTAGCTTTATCCCAGTTTTGCAGCATAAATACTTCAACTAGGTTCATATGATGTTTCGGCCATTCCCATGATTGAAGCTTATGCCATACCAGTTCCCTCGGATTTGTATGAAACCCTATCAACGCTTGTCTCCACAAACCACAGGTGATGCACCATCTGCAAATTCAAACATATagacaaacaattatatcaCAAACTAAAACCAATATTTGGAACGTGAGGTAGACTTGAGCGTTTCCTACgcattaaacataaacatatttgtaatatttcattcGATGCATTCTATTAAGAAATGTGCAGATCCAAAACAATGTAAATGGAGGATCCCCAaccaatgtttatttttgtatcaaatcTA contains:
- the LOC128244011 gene encoding uncharacterized protein LOC128244011; translation: MANVRVQDLLRNEQKKNYVSCMIALHKTGEAVLPFTEGKLQQVHQQIWQQLGKQNPCQQLCSRTKRDVNRWCITCGLWRQALIGFHTNPRELVWHKLQSWEWPKHHMNLVEVFMLQNWDKANMNAGDLSVALTVWNKCSVFPATILPLADELRKSRNTVAHTTSIDENDKLTVFNDIMNVIHHADVVNYLQNPLEIQNIITDLENGDLFKFENELKEIMNNTNEMKERLRTIQWIIIAVCIVILAIALLYMQPGLPMNFTGLHIKPSMEKTGCLQEYSPLFPTSPLLINYFKQHGPLVGRIWMFQLLDEQLKNTTRHGILFEADMGYGKSAIAAHMTCAKEGDQGIELRKRLIAFHVCKFDVRKTHEAGVFIQRLVSMISNNIPEFNENINKECLDFFINDTCDHYPVDCIDKCIIHPLERTNISDGSEDYRLIIIDALDECNETCSFEKSNQIFYLMERRANKFPSWIKFLVTSRRLPRNERLKYNLNRTDFHHLETRNLNDIDLYFNQSNREKNVTIFLIAVNADFTQQNQINNLNRYYQDQFDRWYGHGFDFSKSILEALVTTSLKKTPENIRKVISLNAVENVSLSMFEKELSIIQQFTDNINGEIEFKHFSVFKWLEEDCPDLGYRLSLSNGHQANAHYILHELNTSNFTFDVTDLLLHIHSANEGSGLQEQFINIPKKVLFRMEKKFSEGPVVRIIKRGKMKEIPEILFHHFPGGNHFSAENISVAFIAAENGYTDALKQLVNNGADIHFRMPMFSNMLTLYDAVEIATNFKHWNYGLLDIAAQNGHTETVKLMLNNDLFSSYNLHEKNGLNLSPWHLACMFNRIEAVEVFLQFNRSFVDWKCLYIAAENGNNELVKLLLEAGIYDKCVLCTNEFYWIPNGTARVQGYMVPENDSMYVLFNDWSELSCESALHAAIRQNHLKVVRELMKNNIISREITE